One genomic window of Euwallacea fornicatus isolate EFF26 chromosome 7, ASM4011564v1, whole genome shotgun sequence includes the following:
- the LOC136340021 gene encoding tubulin alpha-8 chain-like yields MRECISIHIGQAGVQIGNYTWELYCLEHGIQADGTLSSDIEVVSDDCCGTFFSEVDNGKMVPRVVMVDLEPTVVDEVRTGPFKKLYHPQQLITGKEDAANNYARGHYSIGKDMLNIVMERLNKLAETCSGLQGFFLFHSFGGGTGSGFTSLLMEKLSQDFGKKVKLEFVVYPAPQVCPAVVEPYNSILTTHSTLSHSDCAFVVDNEAIYDICRNKLGIERPDYTNLNRLISQVISSITASLRFDGALNVDLTDFQTNLVPYPRIHFPLVSYAPVISSEKVYHEGISVPEITSELFEPTNQMVKCDPRNGKYMACCLLYRGDVVPKDVNNSIAMMKAKSCVRFVDWCPTGFKVGINYQPPTVVNGGDLASVQRAVCMLSNTTAIESAWKKLNKKFDLMFAKKAFVHWYVGEGMEEDEFSQARENLAVLEKEYEEVAGDP; encoded by the coding sequence ATGCGCGAATGTATCTCAATCCACATCGGCCAAGCCGGCGTTCAAATCGGCAATTACACGTGGGAACTGTACTGCCTTGAACATGGCATCCAGGCCGATGGTACCCTGTCTTCCGACATAGAAGTCGTCTCCGATGACTGCTGTGGAACCTTTTTTTCTGAAGTAGATAATGGTAAAATGGTTCCCAGAGTGGTTATGGTGGACCTAGAGCCCACAGTAGTGGACGAGGTGAGGACTGGGCCATTCAAAAAGTTATACCATCCACAGCAGTTAATAACTGGCAAAGAAGACGCTGCTAATAACTATGCGAGGGGCCACTACAGCATTGGAAAAGACATGTTAAACATTGTGATGGAGAGATTAAATAAGTTAGCGGAGACCTGTTCAGGGTTGCAAGGTTTCTTTTTGTTTCACTCTTTCGGAGGAGGAACCGGGTCAGGATTTACGTCACTCCTGATGGAGAAACTGAGCCAGGATTTCGGAAAGAAGGTCAAGTTGGAATTTGTAGTGTATCCAGCTCCCCAAGTATGTCCTGCAGTGGTAGAACCTTATAACTCAATTCTGACGACTCACAGTACTTTAAGCCATTCCGACTGCGCTTTCGTGGTGGACAACGAAGCCATCTACGATATATGTAGAAACAAGTTGGGAATTGAACGTCCGGATTACACCAACCTCAACCGACTAATCAGCCAAGTGATTTCTTCCATTACTGCCTCCTTGCGGTTTGACGGTGCCCTCAATGTTGACTTGACAGATTTCCAGACAAACCTAGTGCCTTATCCCAGAATCCACTTCCCATTAGTCTCCTACGCCCCTGTAATCTCTTCTGAGAAGGTCTACCACGAAGGAATTTCCGTGCCGGAGATTACATCAGAACTATTCGAGCCCACGAACCAAATGGTCAAATGCGACCCCAGAAATGGTAAATACATGGCTTGCTGCCTGCTCTATCGAGGAGATGTAGTCCCCAAAGACGTCAATAATTCCATAGCTATGATGAAAGCCAAAAGCTGTGTGAGGTTCGTCGACTGGTGCCCCACAGGATTCAAGGTGGGTATCAACTATCAACCTCCCACTGTAGTCAACGGAGGAGATTTGGCCAGTGTCCAGAGGGCAGTTTGCATGTTGTCCAACACCACTGCCATCGAATCGGCTTGGAAGAAGCTGAACAAGAAGTTTGATTTGATGTTCGCCAAGAAGGCCTTCGTGCATTGGTATGTGGGAGAGGGCATGGAGGAAGATGAGTTTTCACAAGCCCGGGAAAACCTGGCCGTGCTGGAGAAGGAGTATGAAGAGGTGGCGGGTGACCCTTGA
- the LOC136339853 gene encoding neuropeptide-like 3 yields MFKLCIFAALVAYASAGLIPIDDGIGLGGIHLGGIGLGGIGLGGLALAGPKVIAAPSIAIKAGATSYQNSNLLALHPTPVVTKAIAAPIVTKVATPAVSLVGLDGHLGLGGGLGLGSVGLGSVGLGSVGLGSVGLGSVGLGGLSVGKLI; encoded by the exons atgttcaaattg TGCATCTTCGCCGCTCTTGTCGCCTACGCCTCTGCAGGGCTCATCCCTATCGATGACGGAATCGGCCTAGGAGGTATACATCTGGGAGGTATTGGTCTAGGGGGAATCGGATTGGGGGGTTTAGCCCTGGCAGGTCCTAAAGTTATCGCCGCCCCAAGCATCGCCATCAAA gCTGGAGCCACCTCATACCAAAACAGTAACCTCCTGGCCCTCCATCCCACTCCAGTAGTGACGAAAGCAATTGCCGCCCCCATTGTAACTAAAGTTGCTACCCCTGCTGTTAGCCTAGTGGGCCTGGATG GTCATTTGGGATTGGGAGGAGGCCTGGGACTGGGAAGTGTAGGACTGGGAAGTGTAGGACTGGGAAGTGTAGGACTGGGAAGTGTAGGGCTAGGAAGTGTGGGACTGGGAGGCTTAAGTGTGGGAAAACTGATTTAA
- the LOC136340013 gene encoding glycine-rich protein-like → MVNMQKLKMFKTIALLISSVVLAEAAPGYYGGYHHGYPAATSYSSRIDIHGPEYIKTYPVLTKAVVATPIVKTVLPSYGYGYQHTPVLGYGGYGYGLGNQGYGLSHGYGSLGHYY, encoded by the coding sequence ATGGTGAACATGCAGAAGTTGAAGATGTTTAAGACAATCGCCTTGCTTATTTCTTCGGTGGTGCTCGCGGAGGCCGCTCCTGGGTACTACGGTGGATACCACCACGGGTATCCTGCCGCCACCTCGTATTCTTCCAGAATCGACATCCACGGGCCTGAGTATATTAAAACCTATCCAGTGCTGACCAAAGCAGTGGTTGCTACCCCTATAGTGAAGACAGTGCTGCCTAGCTATGGATATGGTTACCAACACACCCCTGTTCTTGGGTATGGTGGGTACGGATATGGGCTGGGCAACCAGGGATACGGACTGAGTCATGGGTACGGAAGTCTTGGGCATTACTACTAA
- the LOC136339946 gene encoding cuticle protein 70, isoforms A and B-like: MFKLATAFTMLFCMTNAGYLTSPLVDSPLVGYHAPLVAAPVVKAAVPVATSYQNLVKISSPSVPVVVKAAPILAPALPIAHAPIIKSPLLAAPLPYGWH; this comes from the exons ATGTTCAAACTA GCTACAGCTTTCACGATGCTTTTCTGTATGACGAACGCCGGTTACCTGACCTCACCCCTAGTGGACTCACCCCTAGTGGGCTACCATGCCCCGCTTGTAGCCGCCCCCGTAGTTAAGGCCGCAGTACCCGTGGCTACctcttatcaaaatttagtaaaa ATCTCTTCCCCTTCGGTGCCGGTAGTGGTAAAAGCAGCCCCAATACTAGCCCCCGCTTTGCCCATTGCTCACGCTCCTATTATTAAGAGCCCTCTCTTGGCTGCCCCTCTACCCTATGGTTGGCATTAG
- the LOC136340014 gene encoding uncharacterized protein: MISLKIVAVAALALISSAHSSILPAPILPTPLLPALPAFRYTQVAPPSVLPFSAQVSTFSRNLHVFDAPYAAGVLPGPPAIVQRALLPAPAAPLIPAPIFARAAPVLPAPWLRSVHAVAPAAVPPALLPPAWAPGALLG, encoded by the exons ATGATTTCCCTAAAG ATTGTAGCAGTGGCAGCTTTGGCTTTAATATCATCAGCACATAGTAGCATATTACCAGCACCAATACTACCAACACCACTACTACCAGCATTACCGGCATTTCGATACACACAAGTGGCGCCCCCAAGCGTCCTGCCCTTCTCAGCCCAAGTAAGCACTTTCAGTAGAAACCTCCACGTCTTCGACGCCCCCTACGCGGCTGGGGTACTACCGGGACCTCCTGCGATTGTTCAAAGAGCCCTGCTTCCTGCCCCTGCTGCCCCCTTAATTCCAGCCCCTATTTTCGCTAGGGCAGCCCCTGTGTTGCCGGCGCCTTGGTTAAGGTCTGTGCATGCTGTGGCTCCTGCGGCAGTACCGCCTGCGCTTCTGCCGCCTGCCTGGGCTCCTGGTGCATTGTTGGGTTAA
- the LOC136340058 gene encoding glucose dehydrogenase [FAD, quinone]-like — protein MHPESFLIQSVLVLYLCAAGSMFGQNWKFQDLYDMVTSTINASDAYVIPKDNSARLQTDHPEIIDDFGTFDFIVIGSGAGGGVVASRLSEAKNWKVLLLEAGGEPSDFLNIVAMFPYAFYSEFNWGYNTTPQANACQGMTDNICYMPRGKLLGGSTGINGMMYIRGAEEDFNRWDTEHGNPGWSFKNVLPYMKKSENAVFEHRVAEYHGSGGPMWVNVTDGVPELVDLVLRSFGELGYEEVDFNGPNQIGMGKVQIVSKGNMRQSTAITHLQHDVRKRKNFTISINSLVTKIRINETTMTAEGVEFVKDKKRYFAKATKEVILSAGVFNSPQLLMLSGIGPKPHLEKLGIHVIQDLPVGQNLQDHIIFTGLILRTNNSIYNWTLEEMLQRYVQGLEPLLDFSKVQVCSNLGHGSSKRAVFEYVFNVPAGTPEANSRFSGYNKEYTAAYGSQINISTDVVTYVELFQPKSFGTVTLKSKNPVDLPLIDPNFFGNQIDLDAFYEALQELIRLNNTETFKQTGSKLIVLDSPGCAQYTKYSKDWWYCDFKHYSISGFHATSSNRMGPDRTQYVVNHELLVHGMKNLRVIDASVFPAIVSGHTMAATLMIGEKGADLIRTQHCHHDTKGSCN, from the exons ATGCACCCGGAAAGTTTCCTAATACAGTCAGTTCTGGTACTGTACCTTTGTGCTGCTGGCTCCATGTTTGGACAAAATTGGAAGTTCCAAGATTTGTACGATATGGTAACAAGCACTATTAATGCTTCCGATGCTTATGTAATACCAAAAGACAATTCAGCCCGACTACAAACTGATCATCCAGAAATAATTGATG ATTTTGGTACCTTTGACTTCATAGTGATAGGGTCTGGAGCGGGTGGGGGAGTAGTAGCCAGCAGATTGTCTGAAGCCAAAAACTGGAAAGTCCTTTTACTGGAAGCGGGAGGCGAACCTAGCGATTTTCTTAATATAGTCGCCATGTTTCCCTACGCCTTTTATTCAGAGTTCAATtggggatacaataccacccCACAGGCCAACGCATGTCAGG GAATGACCGATAACATTTGCTACATGCCTCGAGGAAAATTACTGGGTGGCAGTACCGGAATTAATGGAATGATGTACATTCGAGGTGCGGAAGAAGACTTCAACAGATGG GACACCGAGCATGGAAATCCTGGATGGTCCTTCAAAAACGTGTTGCCCTACATGAAAAAATCAGAGAAtgcagtgtttgagcacagagTTGCAGAATACCATGGTTCGGGTGGACCCATGTGGGTGAACGTCACCGACGGAGTGCCCGAACTG GTTGATTTAGTCCTTCGCTCCTTTGGTGAGCTGGGTTACGAAGAAGTCGACTTCAATGGTCCCAATCAGATCGGAATGGGTAAAGTTCAAATTGTTTCGAAAGGGAATATGCGCCAAAGTACCGCCATTACTCATTTGCAACATGATGTcaggaaaaggaaaaattttaccataagTATAAATAGTTTGGTGACTAAGATACGCATCAATGAAACTACCATGACCGCTGAGGGAGTGGAATTTGTTAAAGATAAGAAGAGGTACTTTGCCAAAGCTACGAAGGAGGTCATACTTTCAG CCGGAGTATTCAATTCTCCCCAATTGCTAATGTTATCAGGAATTGGGCCAAAACCACATTTAGAGAAGTTAGGAATCCATGTTATTCAAGACCTACCGGTTGGTCAAAATTTGCAGGACCATATCATATTCACAGGATTAATATTGAG AACCAACAACAGCATCTACAATTGGACTTTGGAAGAAATGTTGCAGCGTTATGTGCAGGGCTTAGAGCCTTTATTGGACTTTTCCAAGGTTCAAGTTTGCTCTAATTTGGGCCACGGCTCTTCTAAGAGAGCTGTGTTTGAATACGTGTTTAACGTCCCTGCAGGAACTCCTGAGGCTAACTCCAGATTCTCGGG CTACAACAAGGAATACACTGCAGCTTATGGTAgccaaattaatatttcgacTGATGTGGTTACCTACGTGGAGCTCTTCCAACCAAAATCCTTCGGCACGGTCACCCTGAAATCCAAGAACCCCGTGGATCTACCTCTGATCGACCCGAATTTTTTCGGAAATCAAATAGATTTAGATGCTTTTTATGAAGCTCTGCAGGAGCTAATTCGACTCAACAACACGGAGACATTCAAACAAACGGGTTCTAAATTGATTGTTTTGGACAGCCCTGGGTGTGCCCAGTATACCAAGTACTCGAAAGATTGGTGGTATTGTGACTTTAAACATTACAGCATAAGT GGATTCCACGCAACATCGTCTAACCGAATGGGGCCGGACAGAACCCAGTATGTGGTCAACCACGAGTTGCTGGTCCATGGGATGAAGAACTTGAGGGTAATTGATGCCAGCGTTTTCCCGGCGATTGTGTCCGGGCATACCATGGCTGCCACTTTGATGATCGGAGAGAAAGGAGCCGATTTGATAAGAACACAGCATTGCCATCACGACACTAAGGGCAGTTgcaattaa